In Littorina saxatilis isolate snail1 linkage group LG8, US_GU_Lsax_2.0, whole genome shotgun sequence, a single genomic region encodes these proteins:
- the LOC138974104 gene encoding uncharacterized protein encodes MASSTSGEDTRDKLVDIVKLLYPDALTRDNLVDIVKQLSPDARTRDKLVDIVKQLSPDALTRDNLVDIVKQLSPDARTCKKLMYIVKQLSPDALTRDNLVDIVKQLSPDALIRENLVNIVKQLSPDAITRDNLLDIAKELSPDALTRDKLMDIVKQLSSDALTRDKLMDIVKQLSPDALTRDKLVDIVKQLYPDALTRDKLVDIVKLLSPHALTRDKLVNIVKQLSPDSLTRDNLVNIVKQLSPDVLTRDNLVDIVKQLYPDALTHTYVVPPVHLARVPYNKDTVPGTDQEVLVLPSSEQHQQQQGNIQADLAQQHVLHNLKQLGDSGKEVMFVVSELNFKDYLNKPFYAKHTGKLPKPANLPKELRHHGKQGDFDILVIHRQYGIMIGEIKSVGKTEASREDTEVVKVIDKAVKQLDKCEVHARHMVSDIAPGLTVRKTLFLPFVSHTQLRRILNDKNNSKLQQAVCQSLGAANTAEAIQLCCCSDKLSQPASYWHVTPAVLSQLSTWWQHRMACTVDTRLTDQLYLDIVARFVGPATTVSVPCYNGVRVEVRTAGQAVAELGQRLALLVLTLQQLDLMSRDPPLVYITGAPGTGKTVVLVLQGVRWLRQGHDVHVLSTLYNTWAVSTSITQQLERSLSAGPTPSLTPGSVSYHWYDFYNREEDVEQAVTDLLACVKNGHLHVLLDEAFFDSRAKDGPRLTRLVTRLAQRVPHLYLWCAGVYNTEIPPALQTQVFTVPLRSAPAVLREIQPVIHRYPVHAYSDSGVPAPGDGLSVIRLSHHGNAHTGRWPLDCAQCGQDIAAVLRRLGVGRSAANSPSRLSYRDVFVLTRSDDLQDDVTDEAGQVTSPASGVVQGLKDAGVPVSVLGEQDLLHNEARWEGAVQDVAVAATDTVTVAWYDWVTGLERRVVAMLQARDQDDDDRGLTDEWIDHDDRLIAVSRCTTQLIMVRTPPVTTTTTPSLTTTTTPTTTTTHTTT; translated from the exons ATGGCGAGCTCCACCAGTGGTGAGGACACCCGTGACAAGTTGGTGGACATTGTAAAACTGCTttaccctgacgctctcacccgtgacaacttggtggaCATAGTGAAACAGCTGTCTCCTGACGCTCGCACCCGTGACaagttggtggacattgtgaaacagctgtctcctgacgctctcacccgtgacaacttggtggacattgtgaaacagctgtctcCTGACGCTCGCACCTGTAAAAAGTTGATgtacattgtgaaacagctgtctcctgacgctctcacccgtgacaacttggtggacattgtgaaacagctgtccccTGACGCTCTCATCCGTGAAAACTTGGTgaacattgtgaaacagctgtccccTGACGCTATCACCCGTGACAACTTGCTGGATATTGCGAAGGAGCTGTCCCCTGACGCTCTCACTCGTGACAAGTTgatggacattgtgaaacagctgtcgtctgacgctctcacccgtgacaagttgatggacattgtgaaacagctgtctcctgacgctctcacccgtgacaagttggtggacattgtgaaacagttgtaccctgacgctctcacccgtgacaagttggtggacattgtgaaactgCTGTCCCCTCATGCTCTCACACGTGACAAGTTGGTgaacattgtgaaacagctgtctcCTGActctctcacccgtgacaacttggtgaacattgtgaaacagctgtcccctgacgttctcacccgtgacaacttggtggacattgtgaaacagctgtaccctgacgctctcacccacACCTATGTTGTACCACCTGTGCATCTTGCCCGGGTGCCTTATAACAAAGACACAGTACCCGGTACTGACCAGGAGGTGCTTGTGCTGCCCTCTAGTGAgcagcatcagcagcagcagggCAACATTCAGGCAGACTTGGCACAGCAGCACGTGCTGCACAACTTGAAGCAGCTCGGAGATTCCGGAAAGGAGGTCATGTTCGTGGTGTCTGAGCTGAACTTTAAGGACTACCTCAACAAGCCGTTCTACGCCAAACACACAGGCAAGCTCCCAAAGCCAGCAAACCTACCTAAGGAGCTTCGGCATCACGGAAAGCAGGGAGACTTTGACATCCTGGTGATTCACCGACAGTATGGTATCATGATCGGAGAGATCAAGTCTGTCGGTAAGACCGAGGCAAGCCGAGAGGACACTGAGGTGGTCAAGGTTATTGACAAGGCGGTCAAGCAGTTGGACAAGTGTGAGGTGCACGCCAGACACATGGTCAGTGACATTGCTCCCGGCCTGACTGTGAGGAAGACTCTCTTCTTGCCCTTCGTCAGCCATACCCAGCTGAGGCGGATACTGAATGACAAAAACAATTCCAAGTTACAAcaa GCGGTGTGTCAGAGCCTGGGTGCAGCCAACACAGCAGAGGCCATACAGCTGTGCTGTTGCTCTGACAAACTGTCCCAGCCTGCATCGTACTGGCACGTGACACCCGCCGTGTTATCACAGCTGAGCACCTGGTGGCAACACAGGATGGCCTGTACTGTGGACACTCGGCTCACTGATCAACTTTACCTGGACATCGTAGCCAG GTTTGTTGGTCCGGCCACCACGGTGTCTGTCCCCTGCTACAACGGTGTCCGTGTGGAGGTGCGGACTGCAGGCCAGGCGGTAGCGGAGTTGGGGCAGAGGCTGGCACTTCTGGTCCTGACCCTGCAACAGCTGGACCTGATGAGCAGAGACCCGCCACTGGTCTACATTACGGGAGCGCCAGGAACAG GTAAGACAGTGGTGCTGGTGCTGCAAGGCGTGCGGTGGCTGCGACAGGGGCACGATGTGCACGTCCTGTCAACATTGTACAACACCTGGGCCGTCAGCACATCCATCACACAACAGCTGGAGAGGTCGCTGAGCGCGGGCCCGACGCCTTCCCTGACACCAGGCAGCGTATCGTACCATTGGTACGACTTCTACAACAGGGAGGAGGATGTCGAGCAGGCAGTCACCGACCTCTTGGCATGTGTGAAAAACGGCCACCTGCACGTCTTGCTCGATGAGGCGTTCTTTGACAGCAG ggCTAAGGATGGTCCCCGTCTCACACGCCTTGTAACACGCCTAGCGCAGCGAGTACCACACCTGTACCTGTGGTGTGCCGGTGTTTATAACACCGAGATACCCCCAGCACTGCAGACACAGGTGTTCACTGTCCCCCTCCGCTCGGCGCCCGCCGTCCTGCGTGAAATACAACCCGTTATTCACAGGTATCCTGTCCACGCCTACAGCGACAGCGGCGTGCCTGCCCCTGGGGACGGGCTGAGCGTGATACGGCTGAGTCACCATGGCAACGCTCACACAGGTCGGTGGCCGTTGGACTGCGCACAGTGTGGTCAGGATATCGCTGCCGTGCTGCGCCGTCTGGGTGTGG GGAGGAGCGCCGCCAACAGTCCCTCCCGGCTGAGCTACCGCGACGTGTTCGTCTTGACCAGAAGCGACGATCTACAGGATGACGTCACGGATGAGGCAGGGCAGGTGACGTCACCAGCTAGCGGCGTGGTGCAGGGACTGAAGGATGCAGGTGTACCGGTGAGTGTGTTGGGGGAACAAGACTTGCTACACAACGAGGCGAGGTGGGAGGGAGCTGTGCAGGACGTGGCGGTGGCGGCAACGGACACAGTGACAGTAGCGTGGTATGACTGGGTGACAGGCCTGGAGCGGCGCGTGGTGGCCATGTTACAGGCCAGAGAtcaggatgatgatgatagaggGCTGACTGATGAGTGGATTGATCATGATGACAGGCTGATTGCAGTATCACGCTGCACCACACAGCTCATCATGGTCCGCACGCCTcctgtcaccaccaccaccacgccaTCCCTTACAACAACCActacccccaccaccacaaccacccacACCACAACCTAA